One Helianthus annuus cultivar XRQ/B chromosome 12, HanXRQr2.0-SUNRISE, whole genome shotgun sequence genomic region harbors:
- the LOC110893032 gene encoding uncharacterized protein LOC110893032, translating into MRGRKFTYFNENGNKHNKIDRVLVCHEFLTEWPVACLRAMPRFLSDHCPLILTCSDKNFGPKPFRVFNSWLERKDFDEVGIKTCGNFVGDGEPDVLLMKKLKEIKESIKIWKKEVLSKKGETEIMLKEELEILDVLSEDRALSEEEEWAKIECLKDLKEIESYKSKILNKEPECLSELDAASLMVPFSKEEIKYVVFECGSDKAPGPDGFDFKFIKSKGSISVGCSSSFITLIPKNKDPVGLKEYRPINLIEVISKTIYKILENRLKVVIGSIITENQTAYDNVNWSFLLDIMRQMGFLALWCKWIKGILVLARSSVLLNGSPTLEFNCSKEVRQGDPLSPFLFLLVMEGLSNILDKARCEGLLKGIQTSNNGPAPVGVIKNLEAKMRKFLWVGSSSVNKMNWVAWDWVTWPKNKRGLGINRLIEVNEALLVKWGWRYTVENHNLWCKVVEACHGKVNHWSFLPVNGNIAGCWKNVFKFGRVTERLEVDQGNGGFKWQWSRQPESEEELKEWQKCMKVLSPVRLSSDKDKLYRFDDNQDGFSVKSVKKTLIKERDTCHPPNFIWCK; encoded by the exons ATGAGAGGTAGAAAATTCACGTATTTTAATGAAAATGGTAACAAACACAACAAGATTGATAGAGTTCTGGTTTGTCACGAGTTCCTTACAGAGTGGCCGGTTGCTTGCCTTCGGGCGATGCCGAGGTTTCTTTCGGATCATTGTCCTCTTATTCTGACATGCTCAGATAAAAACTTTGGTCCCAAGCCATTTAGAGTCTTCAACTCTTGGTTAGAGAGAAAGGATTTTGACGAAGTGGGTATTAAGACGTGTGGGAATTTTGTCGGGGATGGGGAACCAGATGTACTTTTAATGAAGAAGTTGAAGGAGATTAAGGAGAGCATTAAAATATGGAAAAAAGAAGTTTTATCCAAGAAAGGGGAAACGGAGATCATGCTTAAAGAGGAATTAGAAATTCTAGATGTTTTGTCGGAGGATAGAGCTCTCTCCGAAGAGGAGGAATGGGCTAAAATAGAATGCTTAAAAGATCTTAAAGAGATAGAAAGTTACAAATCAAAGATCTTAAATAAAGAGCCAGA GTGTCTATCGGAGTTGGATGCGGCGTCTCTGATGGTCCCATTCAGCAAAGAAGAAATCAAATATGTTGTGTTTGAATGTGGATCGGACAAAGCCCCTGGGCCGGACGGTTTCGACTTCAAATTCATTAAAAG CAAAGGCTCTATTTCGGTGGGATGTAGCTCCTCCTTCATCACTCTTATTCCGAAGAATAAGGATCCGGTGGGCCTGAAAGAGTACCGACCGATAAACCTGATTGAGGTGATAAGCAAAACCATTTATAAGATTCTAGAAAATCGCCTCAAAGTGGTTATTGGATCTATCATTACGGAGAATCAAACG gcgTATGATAATGTCAATTGGAGTTTTCTTTTAGACATAATGAGGCAAATGGGTTTTCTGGCTCTTTGGTGTAAATGGATCAAAGGAATTCTAGTTTTGGCTAGATCCTCGGTTCTTTTGAACGGATCACCTACTTTAGAATTCAACTGTTCCAAAGAGGTCAGACAGGGTGATCCGTTATCCCCATTCCTGTTCCTTTTGGTCATGGAAGGTTTATCAAACATTTTGGACAAAGCTAGGTGCGAAGGGCTATTAAAAGGGATACAAACTTCTAATAACGGTCCG GCGCCGGTTGGGGTTATTAAGAATCTTGAAGCCAAAATGAGAAAGTTCCTTTGGGTGGGGTCTAGCAGTGTTAATAAAATGAACTGGGTGGCTTGGGATTGGGTTACTTGGCCTAAAAATAAAAGAGGATTGGGTATTAACAGGCTCATTGAGGTCAATGAGGCTCTTCTTGTTAAATGGGGATGGAGGTATACGGTTGAAAACCATAATCTTTGGTGTAAAGTGGTGGAAGCTTGTCATGGTAAGGTCAACCATTGGAGCTTCCTTCCGGTTAACGGTAACATCGCAGGGTGCTGGAAAAACGTG TTCAAATTTGGCAGGGTTACAGAGAGACTTGAAGTGGACCAAGGAAATGGAGGATTTAAATGGCAATGGTCTAGACAGCCAGAGTCCGAAGAGGAGTTAAAAGAGTGGCAGAAGTGCATGAAGGTTCTTAGCCCTGTCAGACTTTCCAGCGATAAGGACAAGTTGTACCGGTTTGATGATAATCAGGATGGTTTCTCGGTGAAGTCGGTTAAAAAGACTTTGATCAAGGAAAGAGATACTTGTCACCCTCCCAATTTTATATGGTGTAAATAA